In Bubalus bubalis isolate 160015118507 breed Murrah chromosome 20, NDDB_SH_1, whole genome shotgun sequence, the sequence GACTGTCAGTCTAGATCAAAAATGTAAGATCCAATTTTGTGTAATTTACAGGAGAAACATCTTGAATATAAAGACATGGATGGAAGATAAACTTATGGGGCAACAAAAAAGATGTATCCTGTaaccccaattttttaaaaaaagcattatcCATGGTATATGCTGTTTAACTGTAGAATTTTTGGCCATCTGTGAGATAACATAGAgtagaataattattttcttttttccttatttctattTAGCTTTGCAACAGTGAAGTTGAGACTCTTAATtagtttttatatatgttttactgtgaactttcagatcttttgcccattctATCAGGTTTTTGGTCTATTTCTTCTGGATTACAGATCTCTGTACATTAtaatggatcagatcagatcagtctctcagtcgtgtccaactctttgcgaccccatgaatcgcagcacaccaggcctccctgtacatcaccaactcccagagttcactcagactcatgtccatcgagtcagtgatgccatccagccatctcatcctctgtcgtccccttctcctcttcccctcaatccctcccagcatcagagtcttttccaatgagtcaactcttcgcatgaggtcgccaaagtactggagtttcagctttaacatcattccttccaaagaaatcccatggctgatctccttcagaatggactggttggatctccttgcagtccaagggactctcaagactcttctccaacaccacagttcaaaagcatcaattctttggcgctcagccttcttcacagtccaactctcacatccatacatgaccacaggaaaaaccatagccttgactacacgaacctttgttggcaaagtaatgtctctgcttttgaatatgctatctaggttggtcataactttccttccaaggagtaagcgtcttttaatttcatggctgcagtcaccatctacagtgattttggagcccagaaaaataaagtctgacactgtttccccatccatttcccatgaagtggttggaccggatgccatgatcttcgttttctgaatgttgagctttaagccaactttttcactctccactttcactttcatcaagaggcttttgagttcctcttcactttctgccataagggtggtgtcatctgcatatctgaggttattgatatttctcccggcaatcttgactccagcttgtgtttcttccagtccagtgtttctcatgatgtactctgcatataagttaaataaacaggatgacaatatacagccttgacgtactccttttcctatttggaaccagtctgttgttccatgtccagttctaactgttgcttccgacctgcatacaaatttctcaaaaggcagatcaggtggtctggtattgccatctttttcagaattttccacggtttattgtgatccacacagtcaaaggctttggcatagtcaataaagcagaaatagatatttttctggaactcgcttgctttttcgatgatccagcagatgttggcaatttgatctctggttcctctgcctgttctaaaaccagcttgaacatcaggaagttaactgttcacatattgctgaagcctggcttggagaattttgagccttactttactagcgtgtgagatgagtgcaattgtgtggtagtttgagcattctttggcattgcctttctttgggattggaatgaaaactgaccttttccagtcctgtggccactgctgagttttccaaatttgctggcatattgagtgcagcactttcacagcatcatctttcaggatttggaatagctcaactgaaattccatcacctccactagctttgttcgtagtgatgctgtctaaggcccacttgacttcacattccaggatgtctggctctaggtcagtgatcacaccatcgtgattatctgggtcgtgaagatcttttttgtacagttcttctgtgtattcttgccatctcttcttgatatcttccgcttctgttaggtccataccatttctgtcctttatcgagctcatctttgcatgaaatgttcctttggtatctctgattttcttgaagagatccctagtctttcccattctgttgttttcctctatttctttgcattgatcgctgaagaaggctttcttatctcttcttgctattctttggaactctgcattcagatgtttatatctttccttttctcctttgcttttcatttctcttcttttcacagctatttgtaaggcctcctcagacagccattttgcttttttgcatttcttttctatggggatggtcttgatccctgtctcctgtacaatgtcacaaacctcattccatagttcatcaggcactctatctatcagatctaggcccttaaatctatttctcacttccactgtataatcataagggatttgatttaggtcatacctgaatggtttagtggttttccctactttcttcaatttaagtctgaatttggcaataaggagttcatggtcttagccacagtcagctcctggtcttgtttttgctgactgtatagagcttctccatctttggctgcaaagaatataatcaatctgattttggtgttgaccatctggtgatgtccatatatagagtcttctcttgtgctgttggaagagggtgtttgttatgaccagtgcattttcttggcaaaactctattagtctttgctctgcttcattccatattccaagattGTGACATATTTTGCAATAATTTTTCACAAGTTTGCTGCCTGTAAATCAAATATGCTTGTACTCACTTTTGatatagaaacattaaaaattattttttcaaataataatttatttatcagCCTTTCATAGAATGTTTCTGGATTTCTAGTCATTACCAGAAAGGCTTTCCCCACTCTCATATGAAGGAATTTCCTCGTGCTTATTTCCAGCACATGTATGGTTTTAtgctgtatatttgaaaatacaaatatctATTCAAACTTTATTCTGGTGGTTTCTATGAAGTGTTACTCTTACTTAATCTCTTAACAAATGACTTGTTCAAAAATCTTTGTTAAAAGTCCATTTTTCCCCTCATGATTCGAAATGCTACCTTATTAGAAACTACATTTCCATAGATGCTTGTGAATGTTTCTGAGATCTTTCATTCTGTTTCACTAGTCTCTCTGTCTGTTCATCATTCAGCTCCACACTGTCTTCCAGAAAGAACTTTAGTAGTTTTTAAACTCCAATAGGCTGTCTCCCACACTATTCCTTTTGCTTGGTGGCATAATTTCCCTAGTGATTCTTTCATACTGATTTTTCCCAGAAATTTCAGAGATTGTCTAGGACTTGTATAACATCAAGAGAAAAAttggattgatttttaaaatcacattatcttattttatatcATACTTATGTATTATCTTTGGGAGAATCAGAACCTTTTTTTGGTGTAGATCCATCCGATCCAAGAACTAAGAACACCTTGATGTTTCTAAGTCTGTGTTCTTCAGAAGTACtttaacatttgttttgtttttcagaagtaCTTTATCGTCTTGCACAGATAGGTTTTTTACAACTCTGGTTAAATTTTTCCTAAGCATCGTGTCTTCCTCTGTTGCTACtgtacagattttcttttcagtGATCTTCAAGCTGGTTATCATTTGTTTAGGCGAAAGGTACACGTTTCcagttttttgatttttttgatttttggctgtgatgggttcTGTCGCTGCGTATGGGCTCCCTCGACTTGCCCAGAGAGGGCGCTACTCTAGctttggtgtgtgggcttcttaccgaggtggcttctcgttgcagagcacagggtgcACAGCtttagttgctcagcagcatgtggaatcttcctggaccaggaagattggcaggtggattcttatccactggaccaccagggtagtctcTGTACAGATTTCAATTCTGAACCAATCTCAAGCTTATAGAAAAGCTACAATTGCAATACaaaaacttttgttttccagAACTATTTGCAAGTAAAGTTACCGACATGATGCTTCATTGCTTTTCAAATACTTTAAAGTGTAACTCCTAAAACAAGGACACTCTTACAGAACCACATGCAAACCATCAAACCCAGGAAATTAACATCGATGTCATCATCTAATCCTCAGACACAGAGAAACCTGGCTCATCACCTTTAATGTGCTGACTTATCTGATTAGTCTACAAAGATTCATACAACATATCTCTCACCCCTCTTCCACAAGTGCAAGACCCTGCTGCCCCCACCTAGGCTCTGGTGATCCACACCAGCCAGCCCCTTGGTACCAACAGCCATTTCACCATATTTGTCCTACTCTGACATATCCTACCAGACTGCCCCCAAACCCATGAAAGCCTATAAATTCCCCTTGATCAGAAACCAACTTGTAGCCCATCCCTTGTGTGAACACCCTCTTCACCCCACTGGGGCATCCACTCTGCACCACACATGTATTCTGGTTACCTGATCCAGGCTGCCCACTGCAGAGTAGGGTGAGAAGTGTGTGCACTCAGGAGAGAGGCCGGGCGTGAGCACATTGTCACCCCACACAGGCTTGGCGTGGACACCCCACCCTGGTGTGCTGTGGCTCTCCCGCCAGAATCCTTATTGGCAGTGGGCTTTGTTTCTTTAACATGTTGTTGCTTTTGTTGGGGGGCGGGCAGGGGGTGTGAATCAAGATGTTTAGGACCTACAATATTTTCAACTCCATGCCTCTCTTCACCTTTTCCATTATGAGGACATGACCAGGGTGATTTGGTTTGCAAGTGGTACAGAGACATCAGAATGCCATTTTCTGGGTAGTGGTGGGGGAATTCTGCTTTGCCTCCCTGGCATCCTTTCTCACTTCATGTGGGATTCCCTTCCCACAGGCTCTTCTTCCCTGACTGCAACACTCCTGATGGGGGTGACGTCTAGGGCCCTTCTATTTTTAACTGGTAGGAGCTCTTGATTGCCTCAAGGAGTGGAATATGGTAGAACAGATGCCTTATGACATCAAAGTCTAGGTAATGAACACAGCCTGTGCCTGGCTCATTTCTTAGCAGATGCTCATCCGAGGGCAAAGCAACCCCATGTTGTGAGGGAGACTAACAATCCCACAAATAAAGACTGCTTGAGGGACCTTTATGGCAAGAAGCCAACATGCCCAGTCAGCAGCCAGCACCATCCACTCAGCATATGTGAGCGAGCCTTCAAGAGATTCAGCCTCCAGGCTTGAAGCCTCCCTGATACCAAGGGAGCAGAGGGGTGCTATCCACATTGCACCCTGACCAAATGCAGATTCTAGGGTAACAGTAACATTgctgttcttttttaaactacTCAGTTCTTTAGTAATGGCAATAAGTCCTCTTCAGCATCACTCTCACACCATTCTGTCCATCCCACACCATGAATCTCACCATCCTTGTCTGATCATGATAGTTTTGTCTCCTCAACCAGAAGCAAGAAATCTTATCTCCAATGCTTCCCACAGTCTCACACACAAAGGGACCTCAATCTACAATGACCCTGGTGTAAAttcttttgcacaatgaaggaaactacaagcaaaatgaaaagacagccctcagaatggaagaaaataatagcaaacgaaacaactgacagaggattaatctccaatatatacaagcagctcatgcagctcaatatcagaaaaataaacaatccaatcGAAAAGAGGatagaagaactaaacagacatttccccaaagaagacacacagatggctattAAATACACGAAAAGACgctcagcattgctcattattagagaaatgcaaatcaaaactacaataaggtatcatctcatcctagtcagaatggccatcatcaaaaagtctacaaacaataaatgctggagaggttgtggagaagaGAGAACCCTCTTGCGCTGTGggtaggaatgcaaattgatacagtcactatggagaacagtatgcagaCTCCTTAAAGAACTAGGaacaaaattaccatatgacacagcacctcagtcctgggcatataccctaagaaaaccataattgaaaaaggtGTATACGCTCCAGTGTTCAGTGCAGCACTACTTGCAATTGGTGGGGCttggagcaacctagatgtccatcaacagatgaacggataaagaaactgtggtacatatacacaacggaatgttacgcagctataaaaaggaatgcatttgaatccattcaaatgaggtggatgaacctagaacctattgtacggactgaagtaagtcagaaagaggaagacacatatagtatattaatgcatatgtatggactCTTTCTATGtaatagaaagatggtactgatgatcctatttgcagagcagcaaaggAGATACAGGCATAAAGAGCAGACTTACGGTCACAGTGAGGGAGGGAGAATGTGGGATGACTTGAGGGTgtagtattgaaacatatacattaccttttgtaaagataaaatagatagccagtgggaatttgctgcatgatgcaggtaacccaaagccagtgctctatgacaacctatggaggtgggatggagagggaggtgggaaggcgGTTTCAGGGGGAGGGGACATTtattcctatggctgattcattatgacatatggcagaaaccatcacaatattgtaaagtaattttcctccacttaaaaatgaaataaaattgttaaataaataaataatgacccTGGTGATCTAAAGAGAACCACAGAAATGAAGACATTCTTGAAGCACTCATCATGAGCCCCAGGATGTTGGGTCTCAAAGATCTGGTATTTGCTGATACGACCTCTCACTACTCCTACTTGTAGcgattttcttgttttctgccgAGTAATGGCACTAAACCAAGAGCTTACGGGTGCCTCTGTGGTGACCACTAAGTACGTACTCCACTCAGACCCCAAGACCTGATCAGACAGAGGTGTAAGGCTTTCAGAAAAGTCTCACATGGTAAAAACCACACCAGAGCAGACACTTAGGATTAAAAGACCAGACAGAAGCAGCAGCTATTCAGAATCTGATCAGCCTTCCTGGAGAGATGGTCCTGTTCCTGCTCCTGGCGGCCCTTCCTCTGTTCCCCACTGGGGAGGCAGGTGAGTGACGGTCCCACCCTCAGAGGCCCAGACCCACCCCACATGGACAGACCTGCTCAGATGCTACACTCATGCATGCCCTGGCCCTGGTCCATGTAAGGAAATTTCTGAATTCAGGTCAAATTCCCTCAAAGCCCAACAAATCTGGGCCCATCTCCCCTCTCTAGCCTTTGGCTCCATGAGCACAGCGGGCAGGCTGGAATCTTTCTTTCAGGGAAAATCATCGGGGGCCACGAGGCCGAGCCACACTCCCGTCCCTACATGGCGTTTCTTCAGTTCAAGACTTCGGGGAAACCTAACCACTGTGGGGGTTTCCTCGTGCGTGAGGACTTCGTGCTGACAGCGGCTCACTGCCTGGGAAGGTGAGGAGCAGTGCGGCCCCGCCCCTCTGTGGAGCCCTCCCAGGAGCCCTCTTCTCAGGGGCTGCAGATCTTGGCTACCAGCAACACAGGAAGTTCTTCGGAGGACAGGTGAGCTTTGGGGAGAGATGGACAGGTCAATGCCAGTGATGCATAGAGAGAAGGAACTGATCAAACCTGAGACAGAAGGAAGCCAAGGTTGTACCCTGGAGTGCAAATGTGAGAAGTTCACGTTTTCCTTAGAGACAGCCAAGCCTGTGCAGGATCGAACACCCTCCATGAACTCCAGGAAGTACCACCCTGCCCAGGCTGCCAGAAGCAGGCAGCACAGAGAAGCCCAGATCCAGGGTCCATTGTCTAGAATTCTTTCCCCAGACCTGCCCTGTTCCCAGCAGCGCTCTGTCCTTCAGGCTCCTGGTCTGTATCTCCTGTgactccccttccctctctgctATGTATGCAGATCAATTAAGGTCACACTGGGGGCCCACAACATCAAGAAGAAGGAGAGGACCCAGCAGGTCATCCAGCTAAGAAGAGCCATCCCCTACCCAGGCTATAATAGTGAGACGTATGCCAACGACCTCATGTTACTGCAGGTGGGACACGCGGCTGCGCTGGTTCTGGGACACTTTCCTCCCAGGGTTCTGCATCCCCCATGACTCATCCCTGACCTTCCTTCTATACGGCCCCTTCTGTGGTCCCAGGGCTGGTGGAAGGCAACTCCACAAATGTCCTGCAGTTTCTGTGGGCCATCAGTAGGTGAGAATGCCTTTCCTCTGCCTTCAGCTGAAGAGAAAGGCCAAAGGCCAAAGTGACCGCTGCTGTGAGCACCATCGGCCTGCCCAGCAGCTCAGATACGGTGAACCCAGggatgctgtgcagtgtggctgGCTGGGGACTCCTCCATGTCAATGGCTCCACCGCAAACAAACTGCAGGAGGTAGAGCTTGAAGTCCAAACggatgagaaatgcaaatctcgCTATGAAGTTTACAACACCGACACCCAGATATGTGTGGGGAACCCAAGGATGAGGAAGAACGCTATGTATGTGAGTAACACACCTTTATGCATGCAAAGCCCTGGGCACAGCCAAGCTGTGGGGATGGGGAGCAGTGGGAATGAGCCTCGTCCCCAGCCTGTCCTCCTATCTGGTCTCTGTCCCGTGTCCCTGGGGGGTGAATACTGCCCCACAGTCACATATGGGTGGAGGCTTCCTGCAGGAGGAGGGGGATTGTCAGGTCCAGATTGAAACATCAGGAGCAACAAAGCCCTGATATCAGCCAGGGCCCCTAACAGAGACCACACCCCAGGGTCGCAGGGAGACCAGACCTGAAGAAGGTGAGCTCAGCCCTTGCTCTCTCTGCCCACAGGGTGACTCCGGGGGCCCCCTCGTATGTAATGGTATGGCCCAGGGCATTGTGTCCTTTGGAGAAGAGACACCTCCAGATGTCTACACTAGAATCTCAAGGTTTCAGCAATGGatcaaagaaacaatgaaaatgtacAGACTGCAGGGACCAGACTGAGGTCCCCCAGGATTGATCTGTCCATCTTCCCTGGGGTAGAGGTGTTGGGTGGAGGAGGGCTGCCTGGAACTTAATAAAGTTTTATCTTTTGAGCAGAAACCACTGATTCCTCCTTTATTCACATACTCATTAGGCACCTACTCTGCCAGGGAAACATCTGTTCACATTTCTGATCTGTCACCAGCTTCCCCCTCCGGCACATACACCGCCCCTCTCACCCCCACCTTCCATCTCTGGAATAAAACTTCTACTGCACCAATAGCCAGCTCCCTCCAGCCACATGGCCCCAGTGCCAGCTTCCCCTGCAGGCTGCCCGTGAGCTCCACCAGAGAAGGGAGACCCCTCCTAAGGAGTATAGGTCTCTCTTGATTCCCACCTTGTGTGTCATCCATACGCCCTCCTCCTTGTCCACAcctactcccctcccccacatcccaGTGCCCAGGGGGCAACAGAAGAGAATCCAGATTTGGAAAGGGGACCCCCTGAGAAACTCTGGGGTTGAGGGGACACTTGTCCACCCTAACAGAAATGGGGGAGGTTTACAAAGGTGTGGTTCACCCTATGAGTGTTCCCTCCCTGCATCACAGCAGGCAGAGGTCAGAAGCCTGAGAAAGTTTCAGGAGGCCTtcaatattccctggtggctcagacggtaaagcgtctgtctgcaatacaggagacccgggttcaatccctgggttgggaagatcccctggagaaggaaatggcaacccactccagtattcttgcctggaaaatcccaggctccgctgtccatggggtcgcaaagagtcagaaacgattgagctactttacttcacttcagtaTTCCCAAGCTCAGCTCAAGTGCCTGTCACAGCCCTGTCTTGGAGTCCTGGGCCCAGGGCCCTGGGCAGCCTCTGGTGTCCTGAGGGCACATCCTCCTTCAGCCCCAAGTGACCTTGAGGGAGCTTTTCCACCTTGGGCTGAGGTAGCTGCTCCCACCTTCATTGctcgcatgtgtgtgtgtgtgtgtaaatatatttatctCCAAAGGAAAGTCACTGTAAAGCAATATTTGGTTTCATGGTATCCTAAAGTTTCAAAGGTGTCTATAGCCATAGACTattggatatatttttttttctatttttcatcaaTCTTGAGGTTTTACTACAGGTACATATTGAGCAAACCAACTTCACTTTTAAAACATACACCTTAGAGAGCACTGAGGGGAAGTGGTTTGCTGAACATGTGAATGGAGAGTGAGCTTCAACCATCACAAAATGTGTTTTGGGTAGAAAGTAACACATATTCATCAAAACAATATTCCTCATAAATGGAACATATTCATCACAGAAAGACAACTAAAACAGAACATAcatatatcagaaaataaaaattactaagaaTTTCACAATCTTAGATCATCATCACTAATGCTTAAGCATATTTTCTTCcactgtttttctatttattcataaGATGCGCTTGTTTCAATTCCCTTGGGATTGGGTTGTTTAGAGCTCCTCATGCCATCCTTTCCATTCCTCTTTCTTCTGTCCTCATACTGGTAAGAGTGTTGGGGTCATCTGCACATGTTTAGGATGGCCTGGCCAGACACAGCAGATATATGGCTCTCTGGGCTCTGGACAGGGAATACTTAGTGGGCAGTAAGTATTAGATGATGGGCATCTGTTTCCCCTTCACCACTCACCAGTCACCAGGATTTCTGGAGAGGAAGCCCCTCCTGACTCACAAACACCCTGATTCAGGTGGGACAGAACCCAGGTGAGCTTGAGGGGTGCTGGATACCTCAGCACAACCCAATCATGTGCCTCATTGCCAAAGGACCTGGTGATGCTTTATTTCTGGTTCAGTGAATATCAAGTCCAGGActttatgttaaaaatttttagaTAATAAAGGCTCtcttttttcagaatatttatatttaaaaaagagattctAAATCCTCCAAAAATGTGAGGCTGGAACCCTGGCAAGATATGAAATGGGGCTGCTGTTTGAGCCACTTGGGTGAGtccaggcctctctgcccctAAAGCAAGTGCAGTCTCTGCCTCACCCTCGACCCCAAGCAGAGCCCCACGCTGTAGTCCTCACACACGTATTTTCTGCCCATAGATTCTAggtctcctccagcccctgagcTTCCCAAGTACAGGAGCCAAGTCGCTGAATCCCTGACACTCACCTATTGGGTAATTCTTCATGCTTTCCCCAGAATCAAAGACCCAAGAGGGGAGAAATGCAGACCCTCCTGATTCAGTCACTGAGGGCCTCTGGGGATCCAGCTCCTCCCCTGGCTGCAACACAGCCTCCACTTTCTTGCTGTTCCTCTTGCTCTGTGACTCAGCGGTGGGGGTGCAAGGGTGGTGACTGTGTCATTCTCACCTATCCCACAGCAGAGAACATGGGCACACGTGACATGCTCACACCTGGCTGGGGGGAGCACAGATCTGGGGGTCTGTGGGGGCACTGAGCCtcccctgcttccttcccctGTGCTTTGTGTCTGGAAGGAAGAAACCCCAGCAGCTCTGAACTGGGCAAACCTTCTGGAAGATGCAGCCACTCCTGCTCCTGATGGCCTTTCTTCTGCCTCCTGGGCTGGGATATGTGAATGACTGTCCCCATTCTTGACAGGGTAGCACATCTCACTAAACATCCTGAAGTCCGGACCCTTCTGCTCAGCTCCAATTTCTGAACCAGCTCCCATCCCAACTGAGACTACAAGTTCGATGCTGCATAGACATTCAGCAAGGATGGGTGGTAGGAAGCAAGCTTTCACTAAAAGCTTTTGTAGCTCTTAGCCTCTCTCTCACCACTGGTAAAGTGGGTTGTGCATTTGCTGGAGGATGTGAAGCTGCAAAGCACAAGTAAGAAAATTCCTCACTCCAGCCAGGAAAGGACAACTCAGACAAACCATCCACAGCACGGGAGTTCTCAGTGGACCCAGCTTAAGAACCGGAGAAACTTGTCAGTTTCCCCGCCATTCACTCCTGCCCAGGAGAGGAGCCCAGGGTGTGACTGGTCAGAAATGGCTAGATGGCAGCACCCAAAGCTCTCTGGGTGTCGTTACTCTTCCCCAGACCCCAAGCAGTTCATTTTCTGCCCCAGTGTCTTTGGCAtgtcctcccccatccctgtggtcCTAAATCCCACCAGTACTAACCCAACCAAACCTCAGCCAAAAGCTAATTGGAGGCCATTCAGGTGTCCAGTCAACAGATGTTTACTGAGATCGTGGGATGCGTTATGCCCTAGGACATGAGGATTTTAGAAAACCCAACTCCAT encodes:
- the LOC102411756 gene encoding mast cell protease 1A-like codes for the protein MVLFLLLAALPLFPTGEAGKIIGGHEAEPHSRPYMAFLQFKTSGKPNHCGGFLVREDFVLTAAHCLGRSIKVTLGAHNIKKKERTQQVIQLRRAIPYPGYNSETYANDLMLLQVGHAAKVTAAVSTIGLPSSSDTVNPGMLCSVAGWGLLHVNGSTANKLQEVELEVQTDEKCKSRYEVYNTDTQICVGNPRMRKNAMYGDSGGPLVCNGMAQGIVSFGEETPPDVYTRISRFQQWIKETMKMYRLQGPD